catttctttctcttctaaacTTCAGCCTCCAGGCATCGCACTGTAGTTTTGGGCAGACTCTTGGGCTCTTCTGAATTTTTATCAGCTTTCTTTGATTCCCCATTAGGATTGCTATCATcaactttctcttcctttactACTTTGGTTTCAATCATTTCCTTCTGCTGATTCTTGTTTGTAAAAGGGAAGGTCTTCACATACCTATAggcataaacataaaattaaagtgAGACACTTCTGTGTAACACATATGACAATAGATAACGCTTTGTCTGTGTTGGCATGTATTAGCACAGTATGCTGGTACCTTTATGTCAGATGCTAACATGTGCATTCTCAAATACATTGCATCCCTACCTTAGTGGATTCATTTAGATGAGACAGTAAATTTGCAGGCCACACTTAAGGCTGACCTCACAACCCTCCCACCAACAACAGAGAATTCCGAATCAAAATAAAGCATATACTTCCCCCCtagatttcagtcttttctttttatctcttgatTTTCAAAGGGACACCCATTGACCTGTTTCTAAAGTCTGGGTGACATGCATGTGCTGAAATAGTAGGAAAGATTGGGTGTTAGGGAGGAGAggtgagaagagggagaaaatttaCGATGTGAGAAGTCTACTGTCTCTGTTTTGACTGACGAAATGCTAACAACAACCCTGGAAAAAACACAAGATAGGAATGTGACAAACATTACAAGACTAACAATGTGCAACAACCCCACCTTTTGATGTAGCAAACTGCGAGACCAGCTGCAGCAGCAAAGAAGAGGAGCGCAAGCACTAGCAGAGCCGTGGGGACACCTGGAGGAAACAGAGACATCGTCTGTGGGTCCTTTGCTTACGCAGTGTTGTGTGCTGCTCTTCTAATGATTCTTTACACGCATGAAGACAACAGATAATGCAGGGGAAAAGCCTTCTCTGTGACCACAACGGGGCTACTTAGAATGTTGGGCCCACATctgcttctttgcttcttttcctatAGAATCCCAGGCCTTGCCTCTCAAGCTCTATTCTATAAATTGCAATATCATGGAGTCCATTTCCTCTCTGTGGCTGCGGGATGATAGGTTTGGAGCTAGTTAGGTGTAAACCCTTCCTTTTAAATAGGAAGACAAACTTTCTAATCATAGGCATTTAAaggcatacatatatatatatatatatattaaactctGATATATTAatagtgtcttatttttaaagtctttgagttttaaaagtgaaGCTATTTTATACTCATATACTATGATTTTTAGTTTAATCATTAAGGTTCTTTAGAGCCCTCAAGTTCTATGACTTTATGAAAGTTGAGTTTGCATTAAGGTTTTACTTGTATGGCCAATCTGGAGACAGCctagttttttatgtattttctgttatacataaacacacaaacacacacaaatatactgCAAACACAGAAAGCTTTTACCTCCAAACCCAACAACTTCATTCTTGAATGCTGCTTTATTTTCAATGTAAGATTCTGTTTCTGTAGATATGGTGCTAGTTTCCACAAAAGCTTCTGTTACACAAATCAACTTTCTTTTCCGTCGAGAAGTGGAAGCCAAAGCAGAAGTAGGAGCAAGAGTAGGTGTAGTAGAGTAAGGTGCAACAGTAGATGAAGCCGAGTATGCACTGTCACTGGTGATCATTTCTGTTGTGTATGTTGCCTCATGAGTGTTGAATATGGGATCTTTGGTGGTGATAATTTCTGGAGAGCATGAGTTAATCCGAGTATCTGTtgggggagggaaaaataaagtaacaagtAAGTATTGTAACACCTCCTAATGTTCTTCCTGCCTCTAGTGTTACTCCTTTCCAGTCCCCTTATACTGCAGCCAGAATGGtcttagaaaaatgcaaatctaatCATATCACTTCCTTGGAATCCTTCAGTGACTGCCTCTACTCAGTGGCCCATAAGGCCCTTTGTGATCTGTCTCCTGCTGACATGGCTAGCCTTATCTGACCAGtgtgtctctccttcctcttgcctactcagatttcttcagtttctttgatGTGTTTTCTCTCATATCCAAGCCTTGACCATGATGCTTTCTTCACCTGTAAGACTCTTTGTCCCCTTTACTTAGCTATTACTTACTCTTCAAGTCTCAGATTGAACATCTCTTTATTAGGCAGACTTGATGACTAGATTGGGTTCTGAGGCATATGTTTTTGTACCTCCTTATACTTCCCTTGTCAAGGTTCTCATTGCACTGCTCTACATAGACTGAGCTCCTTGGAAGCAGGACCCCTGTCTTATCATTCCctgtgcctagcacataatacatgctcaataaatatttgatgaataaagaaaggaaagaaaagtgacaGGATGGAAGGAGTAGCTGGGGAGACTGAATATATACAGATGACACCACTTCAGGACAAAGATCTAAAACCAGCTTTCTCTgtgctcttcaaaataaaaaaaattttaaggaggggagcaggggctggATATAGGTTTATCTGTTTCCTATCTGTTGGCTCTGGTGGAGAGGAAACTCAACATCTTTGAGCAGCTAACTCTGAGTCAATCATGACACTTTATTTAGCAATTTTATTAAACTCTCATTTTATAGGGAGAAACTGAAGTTCagtgaaattaaataacttgcccaaagtcacatacctagtaaatggcagagccatatgatatattataatatgacatattataatatatagtataatataatagatataatatGAGTTTGCATCTATTTCAAATTCCTACTTATTTCTGGCAGTGGGTACCATCAGCTGGAATGTTAGCTAGGaagaaaaagttatttcattcatttttgaaaaataccatAAATTACCAATCAAGGTCATTGATAGTATTGATAAAACATTTTGACTACACACACATTCAGTCAgaattttatactatttattataCTTATAAAATATCTCTATTGAAACACACATCATCCTTGACCTCTGCCTTGAACTTTTAGTTACATTTCTCATTCTTGAGCACATGCtaagtttttcttcaaaaaatgaaaaaatttcaatATCAGGGAAAAAACATATGAGCACATTATATGTTGGGAACTGAAAATACAGATACAATTAGGTCTAGTTCCAGTTTCCAGTACAGAAGTATTTTGATAAAGAGATTCACAGAGGAGATGGCATTTGAGCAAGGTATGGAGGGTTAATGtgtttgttcaacaaatatttattgagttccaaCTCTGTGCAAAACACTGTTCTAGGTGTTAAGGTCATGATACAAAGAAAACAGAGTCCTTACTTTTAAGGGCCTTATATGCTAATGGAaggataagattttttttaaaagccagaaatTTCAGAGTATGATAAatgttaagaagaaaattaaagagaataagGATTAAACtggtaggggtgggggatgggagatagatactttgaattaaaaaaaaattttaaattttaatataatttattgtcaaattggctaacatacagtgtgtacagtgtgctcttggttttgggggcagattcccgtgattcatcacttacatacaatacccattgctcatcccaacaagtgccctcctcaatgcccgtcacccatttttccctctccccccgctccccccccaattaaccctcagtttgttctctgtatttaagagtcttttatggtttgcctccctccctctttgcttttaactattaaaaaaatcttttttaatgtttatttttgagagagagagagagagagcatgagctggggaggaggaggggcagtgagagcaggagacacagaatccaaagcaagctctaggctctgagctgtcagcacagatcctgacgtggggattgaactcacaaaccatgagatgatgacctgagccgaagtcagatgcttaatcgactgagccaccaggcatcccaagaaGATACTTTGAATAGGATGATAGGAGAAAGTGAGGTGATACTTAAGCTGAGGCCTAAATGATAAAAAGTAGCCAGTCATTGAAAATCTAGGGCAAAATCATTCcaagaaaagagaacaggaagTTCAAGAGCCCAAAGCTGAATGAACTCAGTATGTTTGATGAATAAAAGGCCAGTATGTTTGGAACACAGCAGAAGCTCATCTAGTATGCAGGAAGGAATAGAATATTCCAGTCAATAGGAATAGCATGATCCAAGAATCCAGAAGTTTGAAAATGTAGTTACAGAAAAATGATAAGGAGTGCAAGGTGGCTGGAGAGTAGAGTGTATATATGATTGGTAGCATGAAAGACTGCAAGCAGGAGATGAAACTGGGTAGATTGACTAGAGCCAGAGTATTGAGATTCGTAATTGCCTTGTTAAAGCATTTGGAATGTATTTTGTAGGAAATGGAATTTTCAACTGGGTCCACAAACCTCCTAACTGATATACAGGAGTTCTCATACATGCTCACTTTAATGCGTAAAAGGCTTCATAGTTTACATCATATTCTCAAATAGGAAGTCACCAAGGGCTATGGAGCAGAGGAGTAACATAATTATCAGTGGAGGTGTGTGGAGGATGAAATGCAATGGGGAAAGAGTACAATCCAGGAATAAGGAAGGAGATTATTGCAATTGCAAAGAAATAGGGGAATCCAGAAGTATCTGGAATCCTAAAAGTTATATTTTAGAGATCTCCTAGGGAAAAGTGATTTTTTGAACCCTGGCTATAggttagaatcatctggggagtttttaaaaatattgatgccCAGAACCCAACCGGGGCCTGGTATATTATTGATGTGTAGTCATCACCATGGAAGGTGCTACATGGGAGTAGTGGCTCAagatttaaatcctggctctttcCCTTATTGACTAGGATCATAGCAAAATATACTCTAAACATCAGTTATTTCTCctggaaaatagaaatgatacCCTTCTGTCATTTTACTGAGGgttaatgagataataaatgtgtaggGCCTGTCATAATGTATGAGCATGATAGACAGGATCTATCTAACAATTACTTTCCTTTGCCTCTCTGTTCATTAAATATAGCCAACAGGGCCACAGTGTGAGGGAGCAACAGCAGTCTGGTCCCATAATTCCTACTGGGTTGACGACATACCTCAAACTATGAATATGATTTCTTTAGAATGTGCCAAGTGTACTGATATTAAACACAGAGTGTAGTTGGAGTCCAAGAGGAAAGATAGGAGTAAAGGGTATGGGAAGGCTTCTTGAAGATGATGGCACTCGAGAATTGAATAAAGAGTAGCAGTTAACTAAATAGAAAGATGGGCATTGtggtggagggaacagcatgaaACAGATGGTGCATGCAGAGCATTCAAAGCACCTAGATCTGGTCCCCCAAAGCTCACAAAGAtagcaataaaaaagacaattagGATAAAGTGTAGGGTCAGGTTTAAGTTACTCTGATAGACCTCACAAgataaccataaaaaagaaagttataaaaacaaatggCATATGCTTAGGATTAGCATTTGGATAAAAGTTAGATTATCTCTGATCCTCACAAAGATGGCAAACAAAAGCAGATGAACCTAATTTATTTCAAACTGATAGTATAACTACACAGAGTTGTGAATTTTTCAAGTCCCTTTTGCACATACTTCATTGACAGTACACCCTTAGAGGGCTATATTCTGGGGactaaaagaaatgcaaagaaatctcAAATTTTGCTCAATGGGCTCATTATTCCTAATAATGttggttttataattttgaaactaTCATAGGATGAGAAAGTATAGTAATATTATTTATTGGGAACTGTGATTTTCTGcgtaagagaaaaatataagtgTAAAACAAAGTAAACTAAGAAAAAGCTTGACCTGTTATATTTGAGCTGGAAATATCAATacaaattcataatttttattttttattaaaaatttttaaaatttattcatttttgagagacaaagagagacagagcatgagtgggggaagggcagagagaaagggagacacagaattggaagcaggctccaggctctgggctgtcagcacagagcctgactcagggctctaactcatgaaccaccagatcatgacctgagctgaagtcagatacttaactgactgagccacccaggtgcccccaaattcataATGTTTAGATATAAGTCTGTATTTTAGTGGATAGctctgcatatatatattatatatatatatagagagagagagagagagagagagagcgagagctaTATATGTATAGAGCTATCCACTAAAAATACTGAAGAAGCAGTGAATACTCCAGTAGTAATGAAAACTACTTGcatccagatcttggtttcaaATTAACATTCTCCATTAAAAAGAACAtggcttcttggagaaataaaTGGCTGGTTCCATatcaggggcagagaaagtacaACGTGAGTGTGGGACATGCTATTATGTCAGAAAGCAAGGAATTACCCACATATAATAACTGATTCCAGTAAGAATAACCAATGGCTGCTTAAACTCTAGGTACTAGATAGTTGGGGTCAGAATATATGCATGGTGCCAAAATATCACATTATGGGTTACTTACTCATTGCAAGGGGAAAAGCATATCTTTATGAGTTCCTTTAGAGAGGTCTGGCAGTCACCATATTATTCAAATGACCAAAGTTAGCATATTAATAGTGGGACATACTGACATTAAGTTGGGATGTGATTTAAAGTGCACAATATCATCTATGAAATATTATTCTCAAAATGTTGAACAAGAGTCTAATCAAGCCTTTAGATCTAACTTTAAGCATACAGGAAATATAGGGGTTGGAAGTATGAGTTAAATGAAACCATGAGGAAATACACAAATCCAAGTCCTCTTCCTCTGACTCCATTTTGTGAAGTCCAGAGGGCTGGGTATCATATCATCACACTGACAGCTGGGAGGAAGGCCAGGAAGTTGAAAGGCTAGGTCACTTGACAGGCATGGGCTGGCTATGAGATAAACAGGTTTGTGAACCACCAATTCCCCAACCAAAAGCGGTAGGCataagaggcagaagagagaaggaggatggtgaaacaaacaaaaaaagctttattCCACTTTTGACTCTGCCACCAACAGAACAAGCCAAACCTTCATTCTGAGCTATCATTTCATCCATGAAATGAGGGAAGAGGACAAAGCGTCTTTCAGGGCTCTTTCTAGGTCAAAGCCTCCTGATTCAGAGAACTGCTTGGATCCTATGTTGCCTTTGGGCAACATAATGTTGCTGGTGCACACTTATCTCTTGGATCTTAGAGAATGACTTTGGAATCTGCCCTTGTATATGATCTTTAGAAGGTCAGATTTATGAGTATGTGTGAAGTGTAATAAATCAGCAGAGAATAAGTATTTAGTGAAAGAAAAACTTTCTGGGAAGTTCCTTAGGTAGAGCACTTGGGATAGGTGGATGTGGTCTCCAAGCAAAGTTAATAGGATGACTGTGTGACCATGAGcaaaccaattcttttttttttttttatttattttatttattagttttattttttatatgaaatttattgacaaattggtttccatacaacacccagtgctcatcccaaaaggtgccctcctcaatacccatcgcccaccctcccctccctcccaccccccatcaaccctcagtttgttctcagtttttaacagtctcttatgctttggctctctcccactctaacctcttttttttttttttttttttccttcccctcccccatgggttcctgttaagtttctcaggatccacataagagtgaaaccatatggtatctgtctttctctgtatggcttatttcacttagcattacactctccagttccatccacgttgctacaaaaggccatatttcatttttttctcattgccacgtagtattccattgtgtatatataccacaatttctttatccattcatcagttgatggacatttaggctctttccataatttggctattgttgagagtgctgctatgaatgaGCAAACCAATTCTATTTCCTAACTTCAACTCCTTCCTTCATAAAATGATCTTATTCTTAAAAATGTCAAGTGTAGtgaggcccctgggtgactcagttagttaagcatttgactcttgatccagctcaggtcttgatctcggggtcatgagttcaagccctgcactgggatcCATggtgggtgtgaagcctacttaaaaaaaaagaaaaagtgtagcATCTGAATTTCCTCTACTTTAAAAGAATGTAGGGTAAGGTAAAGAGCATGCTTTCAGAGTTAGACCTGTGTTAAAATCTTTGTTGTAAGTGAGAACTTAGACAAATATACTTATGTCCTTTGGGTTAaattttctcctctgcaaaatgggagtaaCAAAGTATACCTTATAAAGAAATTGTCAAGGTTCAGTATGATAACTCAATACATTGCTTTGTCTATAGTGAATATTTCCTTACCTtcttcttatttatcttataagaTGGAGGAATGTGGGTAATGGAACCTCCTGGGTTGCCCTCTTCCTATGTTGCCATTTAGTCATATTTTCCCTAACTTTTTCCTCTGAGGGGCACATGACCAACTCTGGCCTGGTCCTACATAGAGGCAGTATTGGGAGTATTAAATGACCATCACCAAGATTCCTTCTGCTGCTACTCAGGGCTACTCAGAGAGGTCATAGAGCTAGAGAAAACATGGAGAGGCTACAGATATGACTCACCAGATGAGTTGTAACAGTAGGCCAAGAACTTTTTGCTGAGTGAATTTCTCCAAACCAGGACACCCATCCCATTCTTCCCACACTTGGGGTTCGGGAGAATCCGAGGGATGACCAGAAACTTATCTGCAACCCATCCATAGCTATAACAGAATACACATGAGTTGAATGGAAACATTTATCTCTACTGCTGAACAAGAACACAGAGCTGGAAGAGGTACAGCAGTATTGTGAATACAGTTGTTTCTCACCTGCAAGTCTCAAAGCCAGACCTCCACGCTGCTTCAATCTGGTCTTTGCTGGCCAAAGTTAGTCCCATCAGCCTACAGGCCTCCTGGGCTTCTGTGAAATTCAGCTgctgggttgtctttttgttcacAAGGGTGACCCCTACAATTCTGCATGGTGCTGAGATGGAAAGTTCTGCAAAGGAATCACAGAGGTCCTCAATTTGCCGCTGTCCTTGTTCCCAGCCTGTAAGCTATTCTTCCTAGCAAAGTATTATTGTCTTGTTAGAGCAGTGGGGTCCTTGTGGCTGGGATTGACGGTTAGCTATAACAGGCCAGACATTTCCCACAAGGAAATCCTGCTGGGTTAGGGTGGGTCTTTGCTCTGGTCCCAGCTGTACCTCTCATCATATTTGAGTCTATCCTACACCACTACATTAAGGGGTTTTTTACATAGAGACTTGTTCTTTACATAGAGACTTTCGCCACCAGTTCCTTGGGTTGAGTCTAGGTGATACAGTTGCTGCGAACCTTTTTAGAGTCTATAAAATGAAAGGTCTgagattttgagaaagatagaatTCAGGGCTCTGGTTAATAGAACAGCTAACAATACACCAAACCAATATGGCTTGGGAACACCAGTATTTCTGAGATGGGCTGAAAAATGTTGCACTTGGTATAACACAATGTGAGCTTTCTCAGTCCCAGGTGTTCTCTGACCATTGGGGGGCAGGCTTACTCAGAAGTTCCTAAAGAAATCAGGCAGTAAACCTGGCATGACAGAGAAACTAAATAAAGTTGAGTTTTGGAGTCTGGCCTATGTCACTTGCTAGCTCTGAGATCTTAGGCtagttatttaatctttttgagcctcagtttccttattcatAAAATTGAGAGAGTAACAGTATCTATTGTATAGGGTAGTGAcagttgaatgaattaattcaaataaaaatgcttagcatagtgcctgtcacaaagtaggtgctcagtaaatcaTAAGTAACATCATTATGTTATCTTCAAAGCTTTTTGGTTTTAGTTCTCTAATGACTGATCTCTCAAGGGAAGGTGAGGCAGTTGAATAGATatgttgtgaatatattttactcAAAAATTCATGAATCCAAAAGTTCTTTAGATCACTTTCTTGGATCTGGGATTTATAGACCTGTATAAAATTGCAAAATTGTATTGCATTCAGGTGCATTATTCCTATTGGGCTTTGTCCACAAAAATCCATAAGAGGGCATTGCAATCTTCCAAGAGGTTGCTTGTACACAGATCTGTGTGTTGGATACCCAGTCAAATGCTTTGATCACTTTCTAGGTtggtatttaaaataagtttcttgAAAACATAGAAGGAGCATTTCTAAGTCCTCCATGTGGCCTTGCTATGCTCTGGAGCAAGAAGCTAGAAGAGGTAATATGTATATGATACACAATATTTGTGGATGGCCTTATTTGCTTCCAGACGTTGCCCTCAcgatgagaaaacagagagtcAACACCCCAAAATGAGTGTTAATGACAAAACAGCCTCTTATGGCTATATGTACTAATACTAATACCTATAGCAATACGGATATTAATACTAATACTAGGGATACCTGGatggcactgacagtgtggagcctgcttgggattctctttctcttcctctctctctgcccctcccctgctctctctctttcaaaataaataaataaactttaaaaaatactaatactaATTCTAACATCTATCATCTGTTTATGCTACTCTGTGCCAAACCCTGTCTCCTTTAATAGAAAgttgaggctcagggagattaagtaactttcccaaacCCAAGGATATAAGCATGGATATAGGACAGATTGAGTGCACAAACCCCACAAACTCTAAAACCCCACTATTTTGCTTCCCACTGTGTTATGGAGgagaaaatgaacacacacacacacacactctacaaTTAGAGCTAAACTCTCCAAACACACCATTTGTCCTGGAATTTGGCTTAGCCCATGAGCTTGCTATTGTTCAAATCTCATGGCTGTTTCTTTAGGAATACCTGCAGAGAAGGTTTATTAATTACGCTATAAAGTGGTATTGCTACTCTTCCATCATAACTCATTTTTAccttaaaagttattatttagaGTAATGAAGGACCTATTCTGGACAATGGACCTAGCTTTGATTATTCACCTGTTATTAATAGGCTCTGGGACTCTGGCAAGTTATTGTTCTCATTTGTAAGATGAAAATGGTTGGTTCTATCTTCTTCACAAAATTTTTGTCAGAATTAAGTTAGATAACTTGTGCCTAGCAAGGACTGGGTCCATAAGAGATAGTCAACAAATATTAGTCGTTTTTATGCTTTCctagtttttttaaagacaaaagtagGGAGTTGGAATCCAAGGGCTACTCCACTAACCTCTTCCTTAAGAATTTTTAGGAAACAGCAGGCATAGTAGAAATACTGTATGTTTGGATCAGATAGAGTTGAATTCAAACCCAAGCTTTTTTTTACCATCTATACGGCAGTAGGAAGTCACTTGGCTTCATTTGAGCCTGctgtttcatctataaaatgtctacttgagaagattttttttaagttgattttttaattttgagagagaaagtgagagcacaagagtggggaggggcagagagagagagagagagggagagagagagagagggagagagagagagaatcccaagcaagttccctACTGTCCATGAAGATCTCAAAAaacgtaagatcatgacctgagccaaaatcaaaagtcagacgcttaaccaactgagccacctaggtgccccttcttgagaagattaaatgaaatttcatatattacgtacataaaagttatatataatataaaatatgatatatataatttaatttccttaGGAAATTTTTGCCATCATTAAAGATAGTCCAGAGTGCAATGGAATTATTGTTAAAGAacaatttccaaaatatttgagTCATGGCAGCATTGTGAGGAAAAGTCTCCCAGGGGAATTTCAAAGAGGACCAAACTTATTTGAGAATAACAATtctggaattttgaaaaaaaaatattactctaggctctcataataaatataacaatatatgaaTCAACTCAGGATATCTGATTCCTACATACTTTATATCACAGAGCCTATTCCAGCATAGGAACAcacaactttctttttaaagtgctcAAATTTTCATTTGCCTGGAGCTATAATAAGTGATTTGTGGTTACAATTTTTTTGCCTACATTGCAGAGTGAGGTTACCACTTAGGCATCTCAAAAGCCTGGAAATCCCTTAAAGCCATTCCTTTTTGGTAGGGAGATAATGACTAATTTTCAAACCTATATTTTCACACTTTTTCAGTTaatttgctatttatttcatattaaaaacatatgCATTCAATTGTAATACagcaaaattgaaattaaaataattatattgacacttccaaaaatataaaacaggtcAATATTTAGTGAAAGTTGGCCATTTTTCCCAGCTTTTAGTGCTTGCTTAAAATTCATTACAATCATGGTTTATTTCTTcaatgaaatacttttaaaaacaaatgatctctcctcaatattttgtttcaaaatattctcattaaaaagattcgataaccaaaaataaaagtcaaaataacATAAAGGTAAATGTGAATCAGTCTGGTGAAGTCAACAATATGGTAAAAACATTTCTGGCAGAGCAACACTATGAACTAGATCTGTGGATATTGAGGGTCCCCTACTCCCAGCAATCCATAGTTAAGAATTTGGTAGGCTTAGGACAGTTTGCAAGATCTTGCTTTGCCTCAGGTTGGAAATCTGGTAAGAAACCTACCTTCTACACGGAGAGAGCCATGGACCAGGAGCTTTGTGGTCCAGATGGAGGCAAGAAGCAACATCAGGCTGAAGCACTTGGCCATTATGCAAATCCCTTATGAGCCAGAGAAGCACCCTGGGTGGTCACTGGTAGTAATAGAAGCAGGCAATCACCAGTCTAGATGGAGTCTTCTGGAAATACATTGGAGCCCCACTGCTTCATTTCATAACTGAGACATCCGGATTTCCCTGCTTTCAAGCTTCTGACTTGTCAAGGTCACTGGGGGAAATGAGTGACGTCCCTTAAATGCCCAGGCTGTACTTTGTGGATTGCTTTCTGGAAAATTTAGCTAATGCTGActcagaaaacacacaaatgagGAAGACAGATAGCACAGCATAAACTGCTAGAGGTTTCCCCAATTCCCATATTCCCTGCCATCCCCTACCTCCCCAACCAGCTCAGTTCTGACATGGTTCATTGTTATTACCTGTGGAGCCCATTCATTTATATACTCTTAGGAATGTCTGTCTCTAAAGGAGATTGAGCATGGATTGTGCTTCTTTTCCTCCCAcagtcagtgatttttttttttttctccagctgcttATCTTTGTGAAGGCGGCGGTTGTGGGCAGGGGATGATGCAGAAGCTCATGAAAGCAAATGCacacttaaatactgagaacaggGTGTATATGCCTATCTTTTCTCATACACCATGGCAAGTGAtt
This genomic stretch from Lynx canadensis isolate LIC74 chromosome D1, mLynCan4.pri.v2, whole genome shotgun sequence harbors:
- the LYVE1 gene encoding lymphatic vessel endothelial hyaluronic acid receptor 1, producing the protein MAKCFSLMLLLASIWTTKLLVHGSLRVEELSISAPCRIVGVTLVNKKTTQQLNFTEAQEACRLMGLTLASKDQIEAAWRSGFETCSYGWVADKFLVIPRILPNPKCGKNGMGVLVWRNSLSKKFLAYCYNSSDTRINSCSPEIITTKDPIFNTHEATYTTEMITSDSAYSASSTVAPYSTTPTLAPTSALASTSRRKRKLICVTEAFVETSTISTETESYIENKAAFKNEVVGFGGVPTALLVLALLFFAAAAGLAVCYIKRYVKTFPFTNKNQQKEMIETKVVKEEKVDDSNPNGESKKADKNSEEPKSLPKTTVRCLEAEV